The following proteins are co-located in the Streptococcus downei MFe28 genome:
- the pnp gene encoding polyribonucleotide nucleotidyltransferase: MAKQTFQMTFAGKPLVVEIGQVAKQANGAAVVHYGDSTVLCAATMSKKMARTDFFPLQVNYEEKMYAAGKFPGGFMKREGRPSADATLTARLIDRPIRPLFAQGFRNEVQVINTVLSYDPDASAPMAAMFASSLALCISDIPFEGPIAGVQVAYLDGEFIINPTAQQKEASNLDLTVAGTKDAINMVESGAQELSEDIMLEALLKGHQAIQELIAFQEEIVATLGKEKAEVEFLQVDSQLRDEIVATYTSDLQKAVQVQEKLAREEATQAVKDQVLASYEERYADDEELERILRDVSESLEEMEHAEVRRLITEDKIRPDGRQVDEIRPLEAEVDFLPQVHGSGLFTRGQTQALSVLTLAPMSESKIVDGLDPEYRKRFMHHYNFPQYSVGETGRYGAPGRREIGHGALGERALAQVLPSFEDFPYAIRLVAEVLESNGSSSQASICAGTLALMAGGVPIKAPVAGIAMGLISDGSNYTILTDIQGLEDHFGDMDFKVAGTRQGITALQMDIKISGITPEILKEALAQAKKARYEILDLIEQTIPAPRPELAPTAPKIDTIKIALDKIKVVIGKGGETIDKIIEETGVKIDIDEEGNVQIYSPDQDAIDRAKEIIANLVREAKIGEVYPEAEVVRIESFGAFVNLFDKTDALVHISELAWERTNRVEDVVKLGDKVAVKVLKIDDKGRVNASIKALLAKPEGYKEQEQSHHSHKGSHKPGSHSKSDKHHTSHKQFQPKSQQDHQGQHRSDGHHSQQDKHEPDKDPGHQEYSKHQGHFDGQEHSIHKTGSEQRKGHKQSAPSDRANESQELASPVEEEVKEETQHE, encoded by the coding sequence ATGGCAAAACAAACCTTTCAGATGACCTTTGCTGGTAAGCCCCTAGTGGTTGAAATTGGTCAGGTTGCCAAGCAGGCAAATGGTGCAGCGGTCGTGCATTATGGGGATTCAACGGTCCTCTGTGCAGCCACCATGTCCAAGAAGATGGCAAGAACTGACTTCTTTCCCCTGCAGGTCAATTACGAGGAAAAAATGTATGCAGCAGGTAAATTCCCAGGTGGCTTTATGAAGCGTGAAGGTCGTCCTTCAGCCGATGCTACCTTGACGGCCCGTCTCATTGACCGCCCTATTCGCCCGCTCTTTGCTCAAGGTTTTCGCAATGAGGTTCAGGTCATCAATACGGTTCTCTCCTACGATCCAGACGCCTCGGCTCCCATGGCTGCCATGTTTGCAAGCTCGCTAGCCCTCTGCATTTCCGACATTCCTTTTGAGGGTCCCATTGCTGGGGTCCAGGTTGCCTATCTAGATGGTGAATTTATCATCAATCCGACAGCCCAGCAAAAGGAAGCTTCCAACTTGGACTTGACAGTTGCTGGCACCAAGGATGCCATCAATATGGTTGAATCTGGTGCGCAGGAATTGTCCGAAGATATCATGCTAGAGGCCCTGCTCAAGGGTCACCAAGCCATTCAAGAATTGATTGCCTTCCAAGAAGAAATCGTTGCCACTCTCGGTAAAGAAAAGGCAGAGGTTGAGTTCCTGCAAGTGGATTCCCAACTTCGAGATGAGATTGTGGCTACCTACACTAGTGACCTGCAAAAGGCTGTTCAGGTTCAAGAAAAATTGGCTCGGGAAGAGGCAACCCAGGCGGTCAAGGATCAGGTTTTGGCCAGCTATGAGGAGCGTTACGCTGATGATGAAGAGCTCGAACGCATTCTGCGAGATGTTTCCGAAAGCTTGGAAGAAATGGAGCATGCCGAAGTTCGTCGCCTCATTACCGAGGACAAGATTCGCCCAGATGGTCGCCAGGTCGATGAGATTCGTCCCTTGGAGGCTGAGGTGGATTTCCTTCCTCAAGTGCACGGTTCAGGTCTCTTTACCCGTGGCCAGACCCAGGCTCTGTCTGTCTTGACTCTGGCTCCTATGAGTGAAAGTAAGATTGTCGATGGTCTGGATCCAGAGTATCGCAAACGCTTTATGCACCACTATAATTTTCCCCAGTATTCTGTTGGAGAAACAGGTCGTTACGGTGCTCCTGGCCGTCGGGAAATTGGCCACGGTGCCTTGGGCGAGCGGGCTCTAGCCCAGGTCCTGCCTAGTTTTGAGGACTTTCCTTATGCTATTCGTCTGGTGGCAGAGGTGCTAGAATCCAATGGTTCGTCTTCGCAAGCCTCCATCTGTGCTGGGACCCTAGCCCTGATGGCTGGGGGGGTACCCATCAAGGCACCAGTAGCCGGCATTGCCATGGGTCTGATTTCCGATGGTAGCAACTATACCATCCTGACCGATATTCAAGGCCTGGAGGATCACTTCGGTGATATGGACTTCAAAGTGGCTGGTACCCGTCAAGGGATTACTGCCCTGCAGATGGATATTAAAATTTCAGGGATTACCCCAGAGATTCTCAAAGAGGCCCTGGCTCAGGCTAAAAAGGCTCGCTATGAAATTCTTGACCTGATTGAGCAGACCATCCCTGCTCCTCGGCCTGAATTGGCCCCAACTGCGCCTAAGATTGATACCATCAAGATTGCTCTTGACAAAATCAAGGTGGTTATCGGTAAGGGTGGCGAAACCATTGATAAAATTATCGAAGAGACGGGCGTCAAAATTGATATTGACGAAGAAGGTAATGTACAAATTTACTCGCCTGACCAAGATGCTATCGACCGAGCCAAGGAAATTATTGCCAATCTGGTGCGTGAAGCCAAGATCGGTGAGGTTTACCCAGAGGCAGAGGTTGTTCGTATCGAAAGCTTTGGCGCCTTTGTCAATCTCTTTGACAAGACCGATGCCCTGGTGCACATTTCAGAATTAGCCTGGGAGCGGACCAATCGGGTAGAAGATGTGGTCAAGCTTGGTGATAAAGTCGCTGTCAAGGTTCTTAAGATTGACGACAAGGGTCGGGTCAATGCCTCGATCAAGGCTCTTCTCGCAAAGCCTGAAGGCTATAAAGAGCAGGAGCAGTCTCACCATTCTCATAAGGGATCGCACAAGCCTGGTAGCCATTCTAAATCCGATAAACATCATACTTCGCACAAGCAGTTTCAACCCAAGAGCCAGCAAGATCACCAAGGTCAGCATAGGTCTGATGGCCACCACAGTCAGCAAGACAAACATGAGCCAGACAAAGACCCTGGCCACCAAGAGTATTCTAAGCATCAGGGCCATTTTGACGGGCAAGAGCACTCAATCCACAAGACTGGTTCTGAACAAAGAAAAGGCCATAAACAGTCTGCTCCTTCTGATCGTGCGAATGAGTCCCAAGAGCTTGCTAGCCCGGTTGAAGAAGAGGTAAAAGAGGAAACTCAACATGAATAA